In Coleofasciculus chthonoplastes PCC 7420, the following proteins share a genomic window:
- a CDS encoding sulfiredoxin yields the protein MVEVREIPLQQIRRPLPRENDAEKVLELMKSIQEEGLKEPIDVLEVDGEYYGFSGCHRFEAHQRLGKETIKCRVRRAPRAVLMRHLA from the coding sequence ATGGTAGAAGTTCGAGAAATTCCGCTACAGCAAATCCGCCGTCCCCTTCCCCGCGAAAACGACGCCGAAAAGGTACTGGAATTGATGAAATCCATCCAGGAAGAGGGATTAAAAGAACCCATTGATGTACTCGAAGTTGATGGAGAGTATTATGGTTTCTCTGGGTGTCATCGCTTTGAGGCACATCAGCGCCTAGGTAAAGAAACGATTAAATGCCGGGTTCGCCGCGCCCCTCGTGCTGTCTTGATGCGACATTTAGCCTGA